In one window of Chiloscyllium punctatum isolate Juve2018m chromosome 11, sChiPun1.3, whole genome shotgun sequence DNA:
- the akap12b gene encoding A-kinase anchor protein 12b isoform X2: MRRVSVSGGSDGEAERFNEQSAGAVPTGRARDLPCFVCLNDTPKIREMGSGISAQEPDQLSPSEQQEEHHTERVDGGPAQENGQISGIHSKSEDKEPLDGKVGHLSGVQEEAVHKVEPPVKTQEEKLIEMDFEKKETPTQTKDEEPRDSQEDADPPVEIGEEAQAGEVGFKKVFKFVGCTFTVKKENPDKLEPVQLLTVKKDEASEIDGESKQEMGGMTNGDLSLAAHEAEESPPEVLTPGEMEESTSQAAPNPTVAEKPVKSAVSPVENPAVDSPLKRFFWQGFFSVLQRKPSFKKAEDEPLVIGEKPEVNGEQKENEEQVVAAGDVNGEEGDHGPSKGPSASQDDAEILEVRPVKEKERDDDFEDLSAELAKVREAEGLILDSEKIGEDSVSTEDGGQCGPKMKMTAPALEMDQATQLTVQSQLAQRQVKPESAAIEDLAGLQTEQTDVDVDQTPGKVQEPVVGEAELLSSQEKAKLQGSPLKKLFTSSSTKKHSGKKRKRGKRKAQLRNDDETRLQSSTESEGSPDGQKMDIPPLTSPEEAGDAVSAEMPDASNPEVETINEASDGERKKENITAWASFKKLVTSKKRPKVQSESDREDEQTDKAKGAAVSSSESVSAAPADKPEKPNAEDLSLERNTEDPKKKADAPVTWEALICVGSSKKRTRKSNSKALQPDAEAQKSPEGAIQVPDSAEELNASVPQDIDQEQGTASPEGTVSSPVEADVSDSAVSVWESFKRLVTSSRKSKFKSEDRADDSVVAAEAAVPETEQAKEESWMSLRKLIPGRRKKRSDARADQPVVEDVGKETTEAELGVSKGEEPDTPAVVPLSEYDAVEEERAAKEQQETVRTNALPEGEVITKSEAPAEGGEPRVEQAITVNQGAVEAIKSSVDERSPSWISTAVPDVIEKRVEGEGKVVEEIVTEGEQLERGDAASPAEVTKTICHDETASEAEEITCEVAVAPDYLAEETAKMVSAVLQTSEILVTTAECTFVPEDEVLVTRQTDESLQEAVVEVTEAVRKETLVATHPVVDETVVAQEEALVATHPVVDETVVAQEEALVATHPVVDETVVAQEEALVAAHPVVEETVVAQEETLVAAHPVVDETVVAHGETLVATHPVVAETVVAQEETLVAAHSVDETEAAHEEALVAAHPVVDEIEAAREETLVATHPVVDETVVAQEETLVAAHPVVDETVVAQEETLVAAHPVVDETVVAHEETLVAAHPVVDEIEAAHEEALVAAHPVVDDIEAAHEEILVAAHPVVDEIEAAHEETLVAVHPVVDEIEAAREETLVATHPVVDETVVAQEEALVAAHPVVEETVVAQEETLVAAHPVVDETVVAHGETLVAAHPVVDETVVAQEETLVAAHPVVDETVVAHEETLVAVHPVVDEIEAAREETLVATHPVVDETVVAQEEALVAAHPVVEETVVAQEETLVAAHPVVDETVVAHGETLVAAHPVVDETVVAQEETLVAAHPVVDETVVAHEETLVAAHPVVDETVAAHEEALVAAYPDVDETEAAHESLAARPGVDETEASHAETMMADHPVVDEIEAAREETLVASHPVVDETVVAHEETLVAAYPVVDETVVAREETLVATYPVVDETVVACEETLVAAHPGVDETEAAHETLAARPGVDETEASHAETMVAAHPVVDKIEAACEETLAAHPVVDETGVAARPVVEEMRAAHKETAAHPVMDETGAARLVLDETGVAREDIVVAACLVVDETGAACKETAVAARPVVDETGAACKETAVAARPVVDETGAACKETAVAARPVVDEMGAARKVTLVAACPVLDETRVAHEETVVVACPVVAEIGVASEEFVVAAGPGAEETEAARKETVVAACPVDETGVVHEDSVVAACPVVDETEAAHEETVVVARPVVDEMGVAREVTLVATCPVLDETGVACEVTLASNPVVEVTAACEETLVTARPDMDETGVVCEEMVAAHPVVPEIGTARGETVVAAYPVVDETGAAHEETVVAARLVLDETAAVCEDNVVAARPAVDETGVAREGTVVATRPVMDETGAARLVLDETGVAREDIVVAACLVVDETGAACKETAVAARPVVDETGVACEVTLVASHAVVEVMGAACEETLVATCPVMDEMGVASKETLVATCLVTQDTDQEQGTASREGTVSSPVERDVSDGAVSV; encoded by the exons TTGAACCACCTGTCAAAACCCAAGAGGAGAAACTAATCGAAATGGACTTTGAGAAAAAGGAGACTCCCACTCAAACCAAAGATGAGGAGCCAAGAGATTCCCAGGAAGACGCAGATCCTCCTGTTGAAATTGGAGAGGAGGCACAAGCTGGTGAGGTTGGCTTCAAGAAGGTCTTCAAATTTGTGGGCTGCACGTTCACAGTGAAGAAAGAGAACCCTGACAAGCTGGAACCAGTGCAGTTGCTGACTGTGAAAAAGGATGAAGCAAGTGAGATAGACGGCGAATCTAAGCAAGAAATGGGAGGAATGACAAATGGTGACTTGAGTCTTGCCGCTCATGAGGCAGAGGAGAGTCCACCTGAGGTTCTCACCCCTGGAGAAATGGAAGAGTCCACCAGTCAGGCGGCACCAAATCCCACTGTTGCCGAGAAGCCAGTGAAGTCTGCCGTTAGTCCGGTCGAGAACCCTGCTGTGGATTCCCCCTTAAAGAGATTTTTTTGGCAAGGCTTTTTCTCAGTGTTGCAAAGGAAGCCAAGCTTCAAGAAGGCTGAAGATGAACCCCTGGTCATTGGGGAGAAGCCGGAGGTaaatggagagcagaaggaaaaTGAGGAGCAAGTCGTTGCTGCTGGAGATGTTAATGGTGAGGAAGGTGACCATGGACCTTCGAAGGGGCCTTCTGCGTCACAAGATGATGCTGAAATCTTGGAGGTTCGCCCAGTGAAAGAAAAAGAGCGAGATGACGATTTTGAGGACCTCTCAGCGGAACTGGCCAAAGTCAGAGAGGCTGAAGGATTGATTTTGGACTCTGAGAAGATTGGGGAGGACAGCGTGTCCACAGAAGACGGTGGGCAATGTGGCCCCAAAATGAAGATGACCGCCCCAGCCTTGGAGATGGATCAGGCGACCCAGCTGACTGTGCAAAGCCAGTTGGCTCAGAGACAGGTGAAGCCAGAATCTGCTGCCATTGAAGATTTGGCAGGGCTTCAAACAGAACAGACCGATGTAGACGTGGATCAAACACCAGGCAAGGTCCAGGAGCCTGTAGTGGGAGAGGCGGAGCTCTTGTCATCCCAGGAAAAGGCCAAGCTGCAGGGCAGCCCCCTGAAGAAACTCTTCACCAGTAGTAGCACCAAAAAGCACTCTGGGAAGAAACGAAAACGTGGCAAAAGAAAGGCCCAACTGAGAAATGACGACGAGACACGACTTCAGTCATCCACCGAATCGGAGGGCAGTCCAGATGGCCAGAAGATGGACATCCCTCCTTTAACATCCCCTGAGGAAGCGGGTGATGCAGTCTCTGCCGAGATGCCAGATGCTTCCAATCCTGAGGTAGAGACAATAAATGAAGCCAGTGATGgtgagaggaagaaagagaacaTTACCGCATGGGCGTCATTTAAGAAGTTAGTGACATCGAAAAAGCGCCCCAAAGTACAATCTGAGAGTGACCGAGAAGATGAGCAGACTGATAAAGCGAAGGGAGCAGCTGTCTCCTCTAGTGAGAGTGTGAGCGCTGCCCCGGCCGATAAGCCAGAAAAACCAAATGCCGAGGACCTGAGTTTGGAGCGGAATACTGAGGATCCCAAAAAGAAAGCGGATGCCCCTGTAACCTGGGAGGCGCTGATCTGCGTCGGGTCCTCCAAGAAGAGAACAAGAAAGTCCAACTCGAAAGCCCTGCAACCAGATGCGGAGGCCCAAAAATCACCCGAGGGAGCCATCCAAGTGCCGGACAGTGCTGAGGAACTGAATGCTAGTGTTCCACAGGATATAGATCAGGAGCAAGGCACAGCATCTCCAGAAGGTACCGTCAGCAGTCCAGTGGAGGCGGATGTATCTGACAGCGCAGTCTCCGTGTGGGAATCCTTTAAGAGGTTGGTGACCTCGAGCCGCAAGTCCAAATTCAAGAGTGAAGACCGTGCAGACGACTCTGTTGTTGCAGCCGAAGCTGCTGTTCCCGAGACCGAACAGGCCAAGGAGGAGTCCTGGATGTCTCTGAGAAAACTGATCCCAGGCCGAAGAAAGAAGAGGTCTGATGCCAGAGCTGACCAGCCTGTGGTGGAGGATGTTGGAAAAGAGACCACAGAGGCAGAGTTGGGAGTGAGCAAGGGTGAAGAGCCAGACACACCAGCAGTGGTTCCCCTTTCTGAATATGATGCTGTCGAGGAAGAGAGAGCAGCTAAGGAGCAGCAGGAAACAGTCAGAACAAATGCTCTTCCCGAGGGGGAAGTTATAACTAAGTCGGAAGCACCAGCTGAAGGTGGGGAGCCGAGGGTCGAGCAAGCCATTACTGTGAACCAGGGAGCTGTAGAAGCAATCAAAAGCAGCGTTGATGAGAGATCACCATCATGGATATCAACCGCAGTCCCAGACGTCATTGAGAAGAGGGTTGAAGGTGAAGGAAAAGTAGTCGAAGAAATTGTGACAGAGGGGGAGCAGTTGGAGCGTGGCGACGCAGCCTCACCAGCAGAAGTAACCAAAACAATCTGTCACGATGAGACTGCCAGCGAGGCAGAGGAGATTACCTGTGAGGTCGCTGTGGCACCAGACTACCTGGCTGAGGAGACAGCCAAGATGGTTTCAGCAGTCTTGCAGACCTCTGAGATCCTAGTGACAACTGCGGAGTGCACCTTTGTGCCAGAAGATGAGGTTCTGGTAACCAGACAAACCGATGAGTCACTGCAGGAGGCGGTTGTGGAAGTGACAGAGGCGGTCCGCAAAGAGACCCTAGTGGCCACTCACCCTGTTGTGGATGAGACAGTGGTGGCCCAGGAAGAGGCTCTGGTGGCCACCCACCCTGTTGTGGATGAGACAGTGGTGGCCCAGGAAGAGGCTCTGGTGGCCACCCACCCTGTTGTGGATGAGACAGTGGTGGCCCAGGAAGAGGCTCTGGTGGCTGCCCACCCTGTTGTGGAGGAGACAGTGGTGGCCCAGGAAGAGACCCTCGTGGCCGCTCACCCTGTTGTGGATGAGACAGTGGTGGCCCATGGAGAGACCCTGGTGGCCACCCACCCTGTTGTGGCTGAGACAGTGGTGGCCCAGGAAGAGACTCTGGTGGCCGCCCACTCTGTGGATGAGACTGAGGCGGCCCACGAAGAGGCTCTGGTGGCTGCCCACCCTGTTGTGGATGAGATTGAGGCGGCCCGCGAAGAGACCCTAGTGGCCACTCACCCTGTTGTGGATGAGACCGTGGTGGCCCAGGAAGAGACCCTAGTGGCCGCCCACCCTGTTGTGGATGAGACAGTGGTGGCCCAGGAAGAGACCCTAGTGGCCGCTCACCCTGTTGTGGATGAGACAGTGGTGGCCCACGAAGAGACTCTGGTGGCCGCCCACCCTGTTGTGGATGAGATTGAGGCGGCCCACGAAGAGGCTCTGGTGGCCGCCCACCCTGTTGTGGATGATATTGAGGCGGCCCACGAAGAGATTCTGGTGGCCGCCCACCCTGTTGTGGATGAGATTGAGGCGGCCCACGAAGAGACTCTGGTGGCCGTCCACCCTGTTGTGGATGAGATTGAGGCGGCCCGCGAAGAGACCCTAGTGGCCACTCACCCTGTTGTGGATGAGACAGTGGTGGCCCAGGAAGAGGCTCTGGTGGCTGCCCACCCTGTTGTGGAGGAGACAGTGGTGGCCCAGGAAGAGACCCTCGTGGCCGCTCACCCTGTTGTGGATGAGACAGTGGTGGCCCATGGAGAGACTCTGGTGGCTGCCCACCCTGTTGTGGATGAGACAGTGGTGGCCCAGGAAGAGACTCTGGTGGCTGCCCACCCTGTTGTGGATGAGACAGTGGTGGCCCACGAAGAGACTCTGGTGGCCGTCCACCCTGTTGTGGATGAGATTGAGGCGGCCCGCGAAGAGACCCTAGTGGCCACTCACCCTGTTGTGGATGAGACAGTGGTGGCCCAGGAAGAGGCTCTGGTGGCTGCCCACCCTGTTGTGGAGGAGACAGTGGTGGCCCAGGAAGAGACCCTCGTGGCCGCTCACCCTGTTGTGGATGAGACAGTGGTGGCCCATGGAGAGACTCTGGTGGCTGCCCACCCTGTTGTGGATGAGACAGTGGTGGCCCAGGAAGAGACTCTGGTGGCTGCCCACCCTGTTGTGGATGAGACAGTGGTGGCTCACGAAGAGACTCTGGTGGCTGCCCACCCTGTTGTGGATGAGACAGTG GCGGCCCATGAAGAGGCTCTGGTGGCTGCCTACCCAGATGTGGACGAGACCGAGGCGGCCCATGAGAGTCTGGCTGCCCGCCCGGGTGTGGACGAGACAGAGGCGTCCCACGCGGAGACCATGATGGCCGACCACCCTGTTGTGGATGAGATTGAGGCAGCCCGTGAAGAGACCCTGGTGGCCTCCCACCCTGTTGTGGATGAGACAGTGGTGGCCCACGAAGAGACCCTAGTGGCCGCCTATCCTGTTGTGGATGAGACAGTGGTGGCCCGCGAAGAGACCCTAGTGGCCACCTATCCTGTTGTGGATGAGACAGTGGTGGCCTGCGAAGAGACTCTGGTGGCCGCCCACCCGGGTGTGGACGAGACCGAGGCGGCCCATGAGACTCTGGCTGCCCGCCCGGGTGTGGACGAGACAGAGGCGTCCCACGCGGAGACCATGGTGGCCGCCCACCCTGTTGTGGACAAGATAGAGGCGGCCTGTGAAGAGACCCTGGCCGCCCACCCAGTTGTGGACGAGACTGGGGTGGCCGCCCGCCCGGTTGTGGAAGAGATGAGGGCGGCCCACAAAGAGACAGCCGCTCACCCAGTTATGGATGAGACCGGGGCAGCCCGCCTGGTTCTGGATGAGACCGGGGTGGCCCGCGAAGACATTGTGGTGGCCGCCTGCTTGGTTGTGGACGAGACGGGGGCAGCCTGCAAAGAGACTGCGGTGGCCGCCCGCCCAGTTGTGGACGAGACGGGGGCAGCCTGCAAAGAGACTGCGGTGGCCGCCCGCCCAGTTGTGGACGAGACGGGGGCAGCCTGCAAAGAGACTGCGGTGGCCGCCCGCCCAGTTGTGGACGAGATGGGGGCGGCCCGTAAAGTGACTCTGGTGGCCGCCTGCCCAGTTCTGGACGAGACAAGGGTGGCCCATGAAGAGACTGTGGTGGTCGCCTGCCCAGTTGTGGCCGAGATAGGGGTGGCCAGTGAAGAGTTTGTGGTGGCCGCTGGCCCAGGTGCGGAGGAGACTGAGGCGGCCCGCAAAGAGACTGTGGTGGCCGCCTGCCCAGTGGATGAGACGGGGGTGGTACATGAAGATTCTGTGGTGGCTGCCTGTCCTGTTGTGGATGAGACGGAGGCGGCCCACGAAGAGACTGTGGTGGTTGCCCGTCCGGTTGTGGACGAGATGGGGGTGGCCCGTGAAGTGACTCTCGTGGCCACCTGCCCAGTTCTGGATGAGACGGGGGTGGCCTGTGAAGTGACTCTGGCCTCCAACCCGGTTGTGGAAGTGACGGCGGCCTGCGAAGAGACTCTGGTGACCGCTCGCCCAGATATGGACGAGACGGGGGTGGTCTGCGAAGAGATGGTGGCCGCCCACCCAGTTGTGCCTGAGATAGGGACAGCCCGCGGAGAGACTGTGGTAGCTGCCTACCCGGTTGTGGATGAGACGGGAGCGGCCCACGAAGAGACTGTAGTGGCTGCCCGCCTGGTTCTGGATGAGACCGCGGCGGTCTGCGAAGACAATGTGGTGGCCGCTCGTCCGGCTGTAGACGAGACTGGGGTGGCCCGCGAAGGGACAGTAGTGGCCACACGCCCGGTTATGGACGAGACCGGGGCAGCCCGCCTGGTTCTGGATGAGACCGGGGTGGCCCGCGAAGACATTGTGGTGGCCGCCTGCTTGGTTGTGGACGAGACGGGGGCAGCCTGCAAAGAGACTGCGGTGGCCGCCCGCCCAGTTGTGGACGAGACGGGGGTGGCCTGTGAAGTGACTCTGGTGGCCTCCCACGCGGTTGTGGAAGTGATGGGGGCAGCCTGTGAAGAGACTCTGGTGGCCACCTGCCCGGTTATGGACGAGATGGGGGTGGCCAGCAAAGAGACTCTGGTGGCCACCTGCCTGGTTACGCAGGATACAGATCAGGAGCAAGGCACAGCATCTCGGGAAGGTACCGTCAGCAGTCCAGTGGAGAGGGATGTATCTGACGGCGCTGTCTCCGTGTAG